In Elgaria multicarinata webbii isolate HBS135686 ecotype San Diego chromosome 15, rElgMul1.1.pri, whole genome shotgun sequence, one genomic interval encodes:
- the LOC134409400 gene encoding nuclear cap-binding protein subunit 2 isoform X2 encodes MSGILSTTLSGLNSDSHCEISRYRDQHFKGDRYLQEKALKYSCTLYVGNLSFYTTEEQIHELFSKCGDVKRIVMGLDKVKKTPCGFCFVEYYTRAEAEHSMRFINGTRLDDRIIRTDWDAGFKEGRQFGRGRTGGQVGVVGCADPA; translated from the exons ATGTCGGGGATCCTGAGTACGACGTTGAGCGGCCTCAATAGCGACTCGCATTGCGAGATCAGCCGGTATCGGGACCAGCACTTCAAG GGGGACCGTTACCTACAAGAGAAAGCCCTGAAGTACTCCTGCACGCTTTATGTGGGCAACCTGTCCTTCTACACCACAGAGGAGCAGATCCATGAACTCTTCTCTAAGTGTGGGGACGTCAAACGTATAGTCATGGGGCTGGACAAAGTGAAGAAAACCCCCTGTGGCTTCTGCTTTGTGGA ATACTACACAAGAGCAGAAGCGGAGCATTCTATGCGGTTCATCAATGGAACCCGACTGGACGACCGGATCATCCGTACAGATTGGGATGCAGGGTTCAAGGAGGGGCGGCAGTTTGGCCGTGGAAGGACAGGGGGCCAGGTAGGGGTCGTGGGCTGTGCGGATCCAGCATGA
- the LOC134409400 gene encoding nuclear cap-binding protein subunit 2 isoform X1 — MSGILSTTLSGLNSDSHCEISRYRDQHFKGDRYLQEKALKYSCTLYVGNLSFYTTEEQIHELFSKCGDVKRIVMGLDKVKKTPCGFCFVEYYTRAEAEHSMRFINGTRLDDRIIRTDWDAGFKEGRQFGRGRTGGQVRDEYRTDYDVGRGGFGKVIQKQNTNQQTVIY; from the exons ATGTCGGGGATCCTGAGTACGACGTTGAGCGGCCTCAATAGCGACTCGCATTGCGAGATCAGCCGGTATCGGGACCAGCACTTCAAG GGGGACCGTTACCTACAAGAGAAAGCCCTGAAGTACTCCTGCACGCTTTATGTGGGCAACCTGTCCTTCTACACCACAGAGGAGCAGATCCATGAACTCTTCTCTAAGTGTGGGGACGTCAAACGTATAGTCATGGGGCTGGACAAAGTGAAGAAAACCCCCTGTGGCTTCTGCTTTGTGGA ATACTACACAAGAGCAGAAGCGGAGCATTCTATGCGGTTCATCAATGGAACCCGACTGGACGACCGGATCATCCGTACAGATTGGGATGCAGGGTTCAAGGAGGGGCGGCAGTTTGGCCGTGGAAGGACAGGGGGCCAG gTACGAGATGAGTACCGGACAGACTATGATGTGGGGAGAGGTGGCTTCGGCAAGGTTATTCAGAAGCAGAACACGAATCAACAGACAGTGATCTACTAA